Proteins encoded in a region of the Ancylobacter sp. SL191 genome:
- a CDS encoding complex I NDUFA9 subunit family protein: MDRLVTIYGGSGFVGRHVVRALARQGWRIRVAVRRPDLAGHLQPLGAVGQIMPVQANLRYPASVLRAAEGADVVINLVGILHESGRQSFEAVQSFGAKQVALAAKEVGARLVHGSAIGADAGSESSYARSKAAGEAATFEAVPGAVVLRPSIVFGPEDNFFNRFAALSRLAPALPLIDGGHSKFQPVFVGDVAAAFAKVVDEQARAGTVYELGGPEVLTFKQLLEITLKEIGRKRLLLPLPSALASIQARFLELLPNPMLTRDQVKLLGVDNVVSEAAIAEGRTLEGLGIAPTALGAVLPGYLWRFRKAGQFTRPEAA, translated from the coding sequence ATGGACCGGCTCGTCACCATCTATGGCGGCTCCGGCTTCGTCGGGCGCCATGTGGTGCGCGCGCTGGCGCGGCAGGGCTGGCGCATCCGCGTCGCCGTCCGCCGGCCCGATCTTGCCGGCCATCTCCAGCCGCTCGGCGCGGTCGGGCAGATCATGCCGGTGCAGGCCAATCTGCGCTATCCCGCCTCGGTGCTGCGCGCGGCCGAAGGGGCGGATGTGGTCATCAACCTCGTCGGCATCCTGCATGAGAGCGGCCGGCAGAGCTTCGAGGCGGTGCAGAGCTTCGGCGCCAAGCAGGTGGCGCTGGCGGCCAAGGAAGTCGGCGCCCGGCTGGTCCATGGCTCGGCCATCGGCGCGGATGCCGGTTCCGAATCGAGCTATGCCCGCTCCAAGGCGGCGGGCGAGGCGGCGACCTTCGAGGCGGTGCCGGGCGCGGTGGTGCTGCGCCCTTCCATCGTGTTCGGCCCCGAGGACAATTTCTTCAACCGTTTCGCCGCGCTGTCGCGTCTCGCGCCGGCGCTGCCGCTGATCGATGGCGGGCACAGCAAGTTCCAGCCGGTCTTCGTCGGCGATGTTGCGGCCGCCTTTGCCAAGGTGGTGGACGAGCAGGCGCGCGCGGGCACGGTCTATGAGCTCGGCGGGCCGGAAGTGCTCACCTTCAAGCAGCTTCTGGAAATCACCCTCAAGGAGATCGGCCGCAAGCGCCTGCTGCTGCCGCTGCCCTCCGCGCTCGCGAGCATTCAGGCCCGCTTCCTCGAATTGCTGCCCAACCCGATGCTGACCCGTGACCAGGTGAAGCTGCTCGGCGTCGACAATGTGGTGTCGGAAGCGGCGATCGCCGAGGGGCGCACGCTCGAGGGTCTCGGCATCGCCCCGACCGCGCTGGGCGCGGTGCTGCCGGGCTATCTCTGGCGCTTCCGCAAGGCCGGCCAGTTCACGCGGCCGGAAGCCGCCTGA
- a CDS encoding helix-turn-helix domain-containing protein yields MKRPQRRLPVQRVKQAATYDVAEIARLLGSHRNTVRRWLKDGLQPIDDARPVLVRGAELKAFLTERQKARRQTCAPDEFFCFRCRAPRRPAAGMVDVSHRTATVVALAGLCATCGTSVHRTIRRAALPSLAETYDLQTLAPERLNGCSAPSLNGDRKGG; encoded by the coding sequence ATGAAACGGCCGCAGCGACGCCTTCCCGTTCAGCGGGTAAAGCAGGCCGCCACCTATGACGTCGCCGAGATCGCCCGCCTTCTCGGTAGCCACCGCAACACGGTGCGGCGGTGGCTGAAGGACGGACTCCAGCCCATCGACGACGCACGCCCCGTCCTGGTACGCGGCGCCGAGCTGAAGGCATTCCTGACCGAACGGCAGAAGGCGCGACGGCAGACCTGCGCGCCGGACGAATTCTTCTGCTTCCGCTGCCGCGCGCCGCGACGGCCCGCCGCCGGCATGGTGGATGTGAGCCACCGCACCGCGACCGTCGTCGCCCTCGCTGGCCTGTGTGCCACCTGCGGCACATCCGTGCACCGGACGATACGCCGCGCGGCGCTGCCGTCGCTGGCTGAAACCTACGACCTTCAGACGCTGGCACCGGAGAGACTGAACGGGTGTTCCGCCCCCAGTCTGAATGGTGATCGAAAAGGAGGTTAG
- the rplT gene encoding 50S ribosomal protein L20 has translation MARVKRGVTSHAKHKKVLKAAKGYFGRRKNTIRVAKQAVEKAQQYAYRDRKVKKRNFRALWIQRINAATRELGFTYGRFIDGLGKAGIEVDRKVLSDIAIHEPAAFAALVEQAKAALEKQAA, from the coding sequence ATGGCACGTGTCAAGCGCGGCGTAACTTCCCACGCCAAGCACAAGAAAGTGCTCAAGGCGGCGAAGGGCTATTTCGGCCGCCGCAAGAATACCATCCGCGTCGCGAAGCAGGCGGTCGAGAAGGCGCAGCAGTACGCCTATCGCGACCGCAAGGTGAAGAAGCGCAATTTCCGCGCGCTCTGGATCCAGCGCATCAACGCGGCCACCCGCGAGCTCGGCTTCACCTATGGCCGGTTTATCGACGGTCTCGGCAAGGCCGGGATCGAGGTCGACCGCAAGGTGCTCTCGGATATCGCCATCCACGAGCCCGCCGCTTTCGCGGCGCTGGTCGAGCAGGCCAAGGCCGCGCTGGAAAAGCAGGCCGCCTGA
- a CDS encoding SH3 domain-containing protein: protein MKRVLAGAAFLLLALGGSAFAQQRGFVTTDVNLRAGPSTGYPVVVVLEGGTPLGIYGCLDDYSWCDVDWRGARGWIAARYLEYDYGGRRVEFVPYAPTVGVPIVAFSFGDYWGRYYRGRSWYSSYDRWGSPPPRPGYGPPPGPGYRPPPPGGWGGPGYGGPGYGGPGYGGPGYGGPGYGGPGYGGPGYRPPPQGNWNGRPPQGGPPPQGQPPQQRPPQGGPPPQAQPPQQRPPRAQPQPSAPPPQQQQRPPRNPPQGQQPRQQQGGSPCERNPKLSMCDN, encoded by the coding sequence ATGAAGAGGGTTTTGGCGGGCGCAGCTTTCCTGCTGCTGGCGCTCGGCGGGTCGGCTTTCGCCCAGCAGCGGGGATTCGTCACCACTGACGTCAATCTGCGGGCGGGCCCCAGCACCGGCTATCCGGTGGTGGTGGTGCTTGAGGGCGGCACGCCGCTCGGCATCTATGGCTGTCTCGACGATTACAGCTGGTGTGACGTGGACTGGCGCGGCGCCCGCGGCTGGATCGCGGCGCGCTACCTCGAATATGACTATGGCGGACGGCGGGTGGAGTTCGTGCCCTATGCCCCGACCGTCGGTGTGCCCATCGTTGCCTTCAGCTTCGGCGATTATTGGGGCCGCTATTATCGCGGCCGGTCTTGGTATTCGAGCTATGACCGCTGGGGCTCGCCTCCGCCGCGTCCCGGCTATGGTCCGCCGCCCGGTCCGGGCTACCGTCCGCCCCCGCCCGGTGGCTGGGGTGGTCCCGGCTATGGCGGACCCGGTTACGGCGGTCCTGGCTATGGCGGACCCGGCTATGGTGGTCCCGGTTACGGGGGGCCCGGTTATGGCGGGCCGGGCTATCGCCCGCCGCCGCAGGGCAACTGGAACGGACGCCCGCCGCAGGGTGGCCCCCCGCCGCAGGGACAGCCGCCTCAGCAGCGTCCGCCGCAGGGCGGTCCTCCGCCGCAGGCGCAGCCGCCGCAGCAGCGCCCGCCGCGCGCCCAGCCGCAGCCTTCCGCGCCGCCGCCGCAACAGCAGCAGCGTCCGCCGCGCAACCCGCCTCAGGGCCAGCAGCCGCGCCAGCAGCAGGGCGGCAGCCCCTGCGAGCGTAACCCGAAGCTGTCCATGTGCGACAACTGA
- a CDS encoding tyrosine-type recombinase/integrase, with product MALTELAIRAAKPTAKPYKLADGGGLYLLVNPTGSRLWRLKYRVGGREKLLAIGPYPDVTLAKARERRTEARRQLADGIDPSALKKETRQKAKAAVTNTFRAIAEEHLTKLEREGLADITLNKRRWLLGFAYPKLGERDVATITAKELLEVLRTIEETGRHETARRMRAALGAVFRFAIATARAENDPTFALRDALTTPKVTHRAAVTTPKGLGVLLRAIDGYEGQPASAAALRLLPLLFPRPGELRLATWAEFDLDKAIWSIPAERMKMRRPHRVPLPPQALAVLRDLQRLTGNQTFVFPGIGAGHKPISENTLNGALRRLGFSSDVATAHGFRATASTLLNESGLWNPDAIERQLAHAERNEIRRAYTRGEHWEERLRMMNWWADYLDRIKSSAETKA from the coding sequence ATGGCGCTTACCGAGCTAGCCATCCGCGCCGCCAAACCCACCGCGAAGCCCTACAAGCTCGCCGACGGCGGTGGCCTCTACCTCCTGGTGAATCCGACCGGCTCACGCCTCTGGCGTCTGAAATATCGCGTCGGAGGGCGCGAAAAGCTCCTCGCCATCGGCCCCTATCCCGACGTGACACTCGCCAAGGCCCGCGAGCGGCGCACGGAGGCGCGACGGCAGCTTGCGGATGGCATTGACCCGTCCGCCCTGAAGAAGGAAACGCGGCAGAAGGCCAAGGCCGCCGTCACAAACACCTTCCGCGCTATCGCTGAGGAGCATCTGACCAAGCTAGAGCGCGAAGGCCTCGCCGACATCACGCTGAACAAGAGGCGGTGGCTTCTGGGTTTCGCCTATCCCAAGCTCGGCGAGCGGGACGTCGCCACCATCACAGCGAAAGAGCTTCTAGAGGTGCTCCGCACCATCGAGGAAACAGGGCGGCATGAGACGGCGCGACGGATGCGGGCCGCGCTCGGCGCCGTGTTCCGCTTCGCCATTGCCACCGCACGGGCGGAAAACGACCCTACCTTCGCCCTGCGCGACGCCCTGACGACACCGAAGGTCACGCACCGCGCGGCCGTGACGACTCCCAAGGGGCTTGGCGTGCTGCTTCGCGCCATCGACGGCTACGAAGGCCAGCCGGCAAGCGCCGCCGCCCTGCGTCTGCTTCCGCTGCTATTCCCGCGCCCCGGCGAGCTGCGGCTTGCAACATGGGCGGAGTTCGACCTCGACAAGGCCATATGGTCGATCCCGGCCGAGCGCATGAAGATGCGCCGTCCCCATCGCGTGCCGCTGCCGCCGCAGGCGCTCGCGGTCCTGCGCGATCTGCAACGCCTCACCGGCAACCAGACCTTTGTCTTTCCGGGCATCGGCGCCGGGCATAAGCCGATCAGTGAGAACACCCTGAATGGCGCGCTACGCCGGCTCGGCTTCTCCTCCGACGTTGCCACTGCTCACGGCTTCCGCGCCACCGCGTCGACGCTGCTGAATGAAAGCGGCCTCTGGAATCCCGACGCCATTGAGCGCCAACTTGCCCATGCCGAACGCAACGAAATTCGGCGCGCCTATACGCGCGGCGAGCACTGGGAGGAGCGCCTCCGCATGATGAACTGGTGGGCTGACTACCTCGACCGAATCAAATCATCAGCCGAAACAAAGGCCTAA
- the rpmI gene encoding 50S ribosomal protein L35: protein MPKMKTKSGAKKRFKLSGTGKVIMAQAGKRHGMIKRTNKQIRDQRGTTVMSERDAFNVRKFYLPNG, encoded by the coding sequence ATGCCCAAGATGAAGACCAAGTCCGGAGCGAAGAAGCGCTTCAAGCTCTCCGGAACCGGCAAGGTGATCATGGCCCAGGCGGGCAAGCGCCATGGCATGATCAAGCGCACCAACAAGCAGATCCGCGATCAGCGCGGCACCACGGTCATGTCCGAGCGTGATGCCTTCAATGTTCGCAAGTTCTATCTGCCCAACGGCTGA
- the pheS gene encoding phenylalanine--tRNA ligase subunit alpha, which yields MSVATLPDLATLEQELLAAVAAAADEAGLEAVRIAALGKKGSVSELLKSLGGMSPDERKSAGPAINGLRDRLNGALTARRADLKAAALAKRLETERVDVSLPVREASAELGRVHPISQVIDELTAIFADMGFSVAEGPDIEDDFHNFTALNFPEGHPAREMHDTFYLPTKEDGSRLVLRTHTSPVQVRTMLSKKPPIRVICPGRTYRSDSDQTHTPMFHQVEGLVIDKGSNLGHLKWILEEFCKAFFEVDNVKMRFRPSFFPFTEPSMEVDIQCDRSRPGEIRFGEGSDWLEILGCGMVHPNVLRNCGLDPDEYQGFAWGMGIDRIAMLKYGMPDLRAFFEADARWLAHYGFRPLDFPTLAGGLSA from the coding sequence ATGTCCGTCGCCACGCTTCCCGACCTTGCCACGCTGGAGCAGGAGCTTCTTGCCGCCGTCGCGGCCGCCGCCGACGAGGCGGGGCTGGAGGCGGTGCGCATCGCCGCGCTCGGCAAGAAGGGCTCGGTCTCCGAGCTGCTGAAGAGCCTCGGCGGCATGAGCCCGGACGAGCGCAAGAGCGCCGGCCCGGCGATCAACGGCCTGCGGGACCGGCTGAACGGCGCCCTCACCGCGCGCCGCGCCGACCTCAAGGCCGCCGCGCTGGCGAAGCGGCTGGAGACCGAGCGCGTCGATGTCAGTCTGCCGGTGCGCGAGGCGAGCGCCGAACTCGGCCGCGTTCACCCGATCAGCCAGGTCATCGACGAACTCACCGCCATCTTCGCCGATATGGGCTTCTCGGTCGCCGAGGGGCCCGACATCGAGGACGACTTCCACAATTTCACCGCGCTGAACTTCCCCGAGGGGCATCCGGCGCGCGAGATGCACGACACCTTCTATCTGCCCACCAAGGAGGATGGCTCGCGCCTCGTGCTGCGCACCCACACCTCCCCGGTGCAGGTGCGCACCATGCTGTCCAAGAAGCCGCCGATCCGCGTCATCTGCCCCGGCCGCACCTATCGCTCGGACAGCGACCAGACCCACACGCCGATGTTCCACCAAGTCGAGGGCCTCGTCATCGACAAGGGCTCCAATCTCGGCCACCTGAAGTGGATCCTCGAGGAGTTCTGCAAGGCGTTCTTCGAGGTCGATAATGTGAAGATGCGGTTCCGCCCGTCCTTCTTCCCCTTCACCGAGCCGTCCATGGAGGTCGACATCCAGTGCGACCGCTCCCGCCCCGGTGAGATCCGCTTCGGCGAGGGCTCGGACTGGCTGGAAATCCTCGGCTGCGGCATGGTCCACCCGAATGTGCTGCGCAATTGCGGGCTCGACCCGGATGAGTATCAGGGCTTCGCCTGGGGCATGGGCATCGACCGCATCGCCATGCTGAAATACGGCATGCCGGATCTGCGCGCCTTCTTCGAGGCGGATGCGCGCTGGCTCGCCCATTACGGCTTCCGCCCGCTCGACTTCCCGACCCTCGCCGGGGGCCTCAGCGCGTGA
- the pheT gene encoding phenylalanine--tRNA ligase subunit beta produces the protein MKFTLSWLREHLSGDYTLEDVTGTLNRIGFEVEGVEDKAAKLKGFSIAYVVSAEQHPNADKLRVCMVDTGAGEPVQVVCGAPNARTGLKSVFSPPGTYIPGKDITLGVGTIRGVESRGMLCSAAELQLSEDHDGIIELPADAPVGAVYVDWAGFGDPVIEIAVTPNRADGLGIFGIARDLAAAGVGTLVETPIAPVAGSFPCPVSVTIAEGAPCPAFALRLIRGVKNGPSPDWLQTKLRAIGLRPINALVDVTNFLTFDRNRPLHVFDAGKVHGNLVVRRAVAGESLLALDGKTYALDETMCVIADDKAVESLAGVMGGEESGCDESTVDVLVESALWEPINIAQTGRKLGLNSDARFRFERGIDPAFTVPGLELATRLILDLCGGEPSEIVLAGAIPDTRRIIEFPLSLTEKLTGLVADDAEQVATLTRLGFTVEGTSGTVRVTPPSWRGDIEGKADLVEEVIRIAGLDRVPSLPFPRDETARKPVLTTLQLRTRKAKRALASRGLVEAVTWSFVPKAQAEAFGGGSDALALANPIASDLSDMRPSLLPGLIRSAQTNADRGFGDVALFEVGQIFKGDRPQDQFIAATGLRRASAKPTGAGRHWSGKVASVDAFDAKADALALLAACGAPVANLQISTDAPAWFHPGRSGTFRLGPNAIGHFGELHPSVLEALDADGPLVAFELLIDRIPEPKAKATRVKPLLDLAAFQPVERDFAFVVARSVAAGDIVKAAAGVDRKLITAVNVFDVYEGPGIEADKKSVALSVTLQPREKTLTDAEIEAVATRIVADVAKKTGATLRG, from the coding sequence ATGAAATTCACCCTCTCCTGGCTGCGTGAGCACCTGTCCGGCGACTACACGCTTGAGGATGTCACCGGCACGCTGAACCGCATCGGCTTCGAGGTCGAGGGCGTGGAGGACAAGGCGGCCAAGCTCAAGGGCTTCTCCATCGCCTATGTCGTCTCCGCCGAACAGCACCCCAACGCCGACAAGCTGCGCGTCTGCATGGTCGATACCGGCGCGGGCGAGCCGGTGCAGGTGGTGTGCGGCGCGCCGAATGCGCGCACGGGGCTGAAGAGCGTGTTCTCCCCGCCTGGCACCTATATTCCCGGCAAGGACATCACGCTCGGCGTCGGCACCATTCGCGGCGTCGAGAGCCGGGGCATGCTGTGCTCGGCTGCCGAGCTTCAGCTTTCCGAGGACCATGACGGCATCATCGAGCTGCCGGCCGATGCGCCGGTGGGCGCGGTCTATGTCGACTGGGCGGGCTTCGGCGATCCGGTGATCGAGATCGCGGTGACGCCGAACCGGGCCGACGGGCTCGGCATTTTCGGCATCGCCCGTGACCTCGCTGCCGCCGGCGTCGGCACGCTGGTCGAGACGCCCATCGCGCCCGTGGCGGGGAGCTTCCCGTGCCCGGTGTCGGTGACGATTGCCGAGGGCGCCCCGTGCCCGGCCTTCGCGCTGCGGCTCATTCGCGGCGTGAAGAACGGCCCCTCGCCGGACTGGCTGCAGACGAAGCTGCGCGCCATCGGTCTCAGGCCCATCAACGCGCTGGTGGACGTCACCAACTTCCTCACCTTCGACCGCAATCGGCCGCTGCACGTCTTCGATGCCGGCAAGGTCCACGGCAACCTCGTTGTGCGCCGCGCCGTGGCGGGCGAGAGCCTGCTGGCGCTCGACGGCAAGACCTATGCGCTCGATGAGACCATGTGCGTCATCGCCGATGACAAGGCGGTGGAATCGCTCGCCGGCGTCATGGGCGGCGAGGAATCCGGCTGCGATGAATCCACCGTCGACGTGCTCGTCGAATCCGCGCTGTGGGAGCCGATCAACATCGCCCAGACCGGCCGCAAGCTCGGGCTGAACTCCGATGCGCGCTTCCGCTTCGAGCGCGGCATCGACCCGGCCTTCACCGTGCCGGGGCTCGAACTGGCGACCAGGCTCATCCTTGATCTGTGCGGCGGAGAGCCCTCGGAGATCGTGCTGGCGGGTGCCATTCCCGATACCAGGCGGATCATCGAGTTCCCGCTCAGCCTCACCGAGAAGCTGACCGGCCTGGTGGCGGATGACGCCGAGCAAGTGGCGACGCTGACCCGCCTCGGCTTCACCGTGGAAGGCACCAGCGGCACGGTGCGCGTGACGCCGCCGAGCTGGCGCGGCGACATCGAGGGCAAGGCGGATCTCGTGGAAGAGGTCATCCGCATCGCCGGCCTCGACCGCGTGCCCTCGCTGCCCTTCCCGCGCGACGAGACCGCCCGCAAGCCGGTGCTGACCACCCTTCAGCTGCGCACCCGCAAGGCCAAGCGCGCGCTGGCGTCGCGCGGCCTCGTCGAGGCCGTCACCTGGTCCTTCGTGCCGAAGGCGCAGGCGGAAGCTTTCGGCGGCGGCAGCGATGCGCTGGCGCTCGCCAACCCCATCGCTTCCGACCTCTCCGATATGCGCCCGAGCCTGCTGCCGGGGCTGATCCGTTCGGCGCAGACCAATGCCGATCGCGGCTTTGGCGATGTGGCGCTGTTCGAGGTCGGGCAGATCTTCAAGGGCGACCGGCCGCAGGACCAGTTCATCGCCGCGACCGGCCTGCGCCGCGCCTCCGCCAAGCCCACGGGTGCCGGCCGGCACTGGTCGGGCAAGGTGGCGAGCGTCGATGCGTTCGATGCCAAAGCGGACGCGCTGGCCCTCCTCGCCGCCTGCGGCGCGCCGGTGGCCAATCTGCAGATCTCGACCGATGCCCCGGCCTGGTTCCATCCGGGCCGTTCCGGCACCTTCCGCCTTGGCCCGAACGCCATCGGCCATTTCGGCGAGCTGCACCCCTCCGTGCTGGAGGCTCTGGATGCCGATGGGCCCCTCGTCGCCTTCGAGCTGCTGATCGACCGCATTCCCGAGCCCAAGGCCAAGGCGACGCGGGTGAAGCCGCTGCTTGACCTTGCGGCCTTCCAGCCGGTGGAACGCGACTTCGCTTTCGTCGTGGCGCGCAGCGTGGCGGCGGGCGACATCGTCAAGGCGGCGGCCGGCGTCGACCGCAAGCTCATCACGGCGGTGAACGTGTTCGACGTCTATGAGGGGCCGGGGATCGAGGCCGACAAGAAGTCGGTGGCGCTCTCCGTGACGCTCCAGCCGCGCGAGAAGACGCTGACCGATGCGGAGATCGAGGCGGTCGCGACCCGCATCGTCGCCGATGTCGCCAAGAAGACCGGCGCCACGCTGCGCGGGTGA
- a CDS encoding helix-turn-helix transcriptional regulator: MSAIKTETTATTARATLIRLEQVKARTCLSRSTIYAYMREGRFPEPIALSDRCVAWIESEIDAWIAERIASRRSA, translated from the coding sequence ATGAGCGCCATTAAGACCGAGACGACCGCGACCACCGCCCGCGCCACGCTGATACGGCTGGAGCAGGTCAAGGCCCGCACCTGCCTGAGCCGCAGCACCATCTATGCCTATATGCGCGAGGGCCGCTTTCCCGAGCCTATCGCCCTTTCCGACCGCTGCGTCGCGTGGATCGAGAGCGAAATCGACGCCTGGATCGCCGAGCGCATCGCCAGCCGCCGGAGCGCCTGA
- a CDS encoding undecaprenyl-diphosphate phosphatase: MSFGTLFEAFLLGLLEGFTEFLPVSSTGHILLAGHFLGFESQGKVFEVVIQLGAVLAIITVYFQRFLQVLVTLPSSPRSRNFVLGILIAFLPAAVIGVLLHSFIKEVLFETPALICVMLILGGIVLLWVDTLKIKPIYTDAMAFPPLLALKIGFIQCLAMIPGTSRSGSTIVGGLLLGASKPAAAEFSFFLALPTMAGAFAYDLYKNRNLLNADDALLIGVGFVAAFISAVIVVRGLLAFVSKHGYTPFGWWRIAVGGIGLVALALVG, from the coding sequence ATGTCGTTCGGCACGCTGTTCGAAGCCTTCCTGCTTGGCCTTCTCGAAGGCTTCACCGAATTCCTCCCGGTCTCGTCCACCGGGCACATCCTGCTCGCCGGGCATTTCCTCGGCTTCGAGAGCCAGGGCAAGGTGTTCGAGGTGGTGATCCAGCTTGGCGCGGTGCTCGCCATCATCACCGTCTATTTCCAGCGTTTCCTCCAGGTTCTGGTCACGCTGCCCTCCAGCCCGCGCTCGCGCAATTTCGTGCTGGGTATCCTCATCGCCTTCCTGCCGGCGGCGGTGATCGGCGTGCTGCTCCACAGCTTCATCAAGGAAGTGCTGTTCGAGACGCCGGCGCTGATCTGCGTGATGCTGATCCTCGGCGGCATCGTGCTGCTCTGGGTCGACACGCTGAAGATCAAGCCGATCTATACCGACGCCATGGCCTTCCCGCCGCTGCTGGCGCTGAAGATCGGCTTCATCCAGTGCCTCGCCATGATCCCCGGCACCTCGCGCTCAGGCTCCACCATTGTCGGCGGGCTGCTGCTCGGCGCCAGCAAGCCGGCGGCGGCGGAATTCTCCTTCTTCCTCGCCCTGCCGACCATGGCCGGCGCCTTCGCCTATGACCTCTACAAGAACCGCAACCTCCTGAACGCCGATGACGCGCTGCTCATCGGCGTCGGCTTCGTCGCGGCCTTCATCTCGGCGGTGATCGTGGTGCGCGGCCTGCTCGCCTTCGTCTCCAAGCATGGCTACACGCCGTTCGGCTGGTGGCGCATCGCCGTCGGCGGCATCGGGCTGGTGGCGCTCGCCCTCGTCGGCTGA